TCAACATCACCTTGGGTATCTAACAAGTTAATAATGGTACTGAAATCACTTCCGGTGAAATTAATCGAGGTTACACCGCCAATTGCAGACGTAATCGCATTACTTAACCCTTGTCCTGCTGAGGTACTGAAATCAACATTGGTACTGCCAGCATGACCTAAGACATTTTCCCACTGAATACCTTGCTGGTAACCATCGGATAAGGTCACTTCAATAATTTTCGCTTCCAAAATCACTTGGCGCTGTAGATGGCTTTCGGCTATTTGTAAGAAACTTCGAATTTGACGTAACTCATCAGGGAAAGCTCGAACGGTAACAAGCCCTGCTTGAGGGGTTACCACAACCTGTCGCCCGCCACCTGTTTCACCCATTATTGACATTAATGTGGCTTGTAATTCACCCCAAAAATCGGTCTTGGTTGTTGAACGAATAAACGTACCATTGGTATTGTCACTGCTGTTCGAATTTCCATTGCTACTGTTACTATTTGAACTATTACTACTGTTACTGCTGTTGCTATTACTATTACTATTGTTACTGCCATTACTTGAATTATTGTTTTGGTCTGAAATGCGTCCTGAGCTAACGGAGGTTAATGACAACCCCTCACGTTGCATGTAAATATAATTCAAAGGGAAAGTTTCGGTTCGCATACCCGACGGAAACACACGTAAAATACGACCTTCTCGATTCACTTCGTAACCATAAATGTCTTCAACAACTTGAATGGCTTCTGACAAGGTTACCGCTTTTAAAGATAATGAAATTTTACCTTGTACATCTGGATGTACCGCGACACTCAATGGGGTGTCTTTTACTAAGCTGGGGAAAAAAACTCTGGCGTCAACCTCATTGGCTGATACATCAAAACGACGCTCGGCGGGCAATGCTCTTGCTGATTGGCTCAACACATTATTACCATTAAGCTCACGCTGAACATCTTCAGGCATTGCCGCTGGAGGAGGCGTAATGGCTTGACTCGCCTCAGCTTGTTGCCTTGACTCATTCAAGGCTGCTTTCGCTGTTTGTGGGTCGGGCCTATCTGTCGTTTGGCAAGCAACTAAGCACAGCGACATCAGAGGAGTAACATATCTAATCACATTCATTTTTATTCTTATCCTATCGCTCTGTTAT
The nucleotide sequence above comes from Shewanella sp. Arc9-LZ. Encoded proteins:
- the mshL gene encoding pilus (MSHA type) biogenesis protein MshL, which gives rise to MNVIRYVTPLMSLCLVACQTTDRPDPQTAKAALNESRQQAEASQAITPPPAAMPEDVQRELNGNNVLSQSARALPAERRFDVSANEVDARVFFPSLVKDTPLSVAVHPDVQGKISLSLKAVTLSEAIQVVEDIYGYEVNREGRILRVFPSGMRTETFPLNYIYMQREGLSLTSVSSGRISDQNNNSSNGSNNSNSNSNSSNSSNSSNSNSSNGNSNSSDNTNGTFIRSTTKTDFWGELQATLMSIMGETGGGRQVVVTPQAGLVTVRAFPDELRQIRSFLQIAESHLQRQVILEAKIIEVTLSDGYQQGIQWENVLGHAGSTNVDFSTSAGQGLSNAITSAIGGVTSINFTGSDFSTIINLLDTQGDVDVLSSPRVTASNNQKAVIKVGNDEYFVTDVSSTTVAGATPVTTPQVELTPFFSGIALDVTPQIDEYGNVILHVHPSVIDVTSQTKEIKISDSTLELPLAQSEIRESDTVIRAASGDVVVIGGLMKSENIETVSKVPLLGDIPFLGEAFTSRTKSKKKTELIIMLKPTVVGGDTWKDELKRSQDLIERWYPSK